The Rhizobium sp. WSM4643 genome contains the following window.
TGGCGGCCTGGCGATCCTGTTGAAGACTGCGGAGGCCGACGGCGCTGCCGGCGCCGAAGCGGTCGATCCGGCAGGCGTGATCGCCAAGGCTGCCAGGATCGCCCGGTTCTCCGCGAAATCCATGGGCGCGCTCGATATCGTTGCCCCCGAAGGCGCGCCCGTCGAGCGCATCGTGGTCGTCGGGCTTGGCAAGGCCGCCGAACTCACTGCCCATGACTGGCTGAAGGCCGGTGGTGCTGTGGCATCGAGAATCAAGAATACCGACAAGGCTGCTGTCTTCATCGACGTGCCTGGGCTTGAGACGAACGCGCGGGCAGCCGCCGATTTCGCGCTCGGCATGCTGCTGCGCGCCTATAGCTTCGATACCTACAAGACGAAGAAGGGCGACGAGGAGGAGAAGCCGGCGAAATCCGTCAAGGTGACAATCGTCACCGCCGATCCGGGCGGTGCCAAGAAGGCGTTTTCCGATTCCGAAGCGATTGCCGGCGGCGTCAATCTCGCCCGTGACCTCGTCAACGAACCGCCGAACGTGCTCGGCCCCGTCGAATTCGCCGCCAAGGCGAAGGAACTGGAAAAGCTCGGCGTCGAAGTGGAAATCCTGACGGAGCGGGAGATGCGCCGTCTTGGGATGGGCGCCCTTCTCGGCGTCGCCCAAGGCTCCGTGCGCCCGCCGCGCCTGGCGGTCATGCAGTGGAACGGCGGCAAGGGCAAGGATCGTCCCGTGGCTTTCATCGGCAAGGGCGTCGTCTTCGATACCGGCGGCATTTCGATCAAGCCGGCCGCAGGCATGGAGGACATGAAGGGCGATATGGGCGGTGCGGCAGCCGTCACCGGCCTCATGCATGTGCTCGCCTCCCGCAAGGCCGCCGTCAACGCGGTCGGCATCATCGGCCTGGTCGAGAACATGCCCGACGGTAACGCCCAGCGTCCGGGCGACATCGTTACGTCAATGTCCGGCCAGACGATCGAGGTGATCAACACCGATGCCGAGGGCCGCCTCGTGCTCTGCGATGCGCTCTGGTATTGCAACGACCGCTTCAAGCCGCAGTTCATGATCAATCTCGCCACGCTGACCGGGGCAATCGTCGTCGCGCTCGGCAATGTGCATGCCGGCCTGTTCTCCAATGACGACCAGCTTTCCGCCCAACTGACGGCCGCCGGCCTTTCGAGCAATGAGAAGCTCTGGCGGATGCCGCTCGGCAGGGACTACGACAAGCTGATCGACAGCAAATTCGCTGATATGAAGAACACCGGCGGCCGACAGGCCGGCTCGATTACGGCCGCGCATTTCCTCAAGCGCTTCGTGCAGGAGACGCCGTGGGCGCATCTCGATATTGCCGGCACGGCGATGGGCTCGCCGCAGGACGAGATCAACCAGTCCTGGGGTTCCGGTTTCGGCGTGCGCCTGCTCGACGAGTTCGTTCGCGCCCATTATGAATCCTGATGACGGACGTTCTCTTCTATCATCTGACCGAAACCAGGCTGGAGGACGCGCTTCCGCCGCTCATCGACAAAAGCGTCGGGCGCGGCTGGCGCGTTGTCGTCCAGACGCGCGAGCCGGCGCGGCGCGATGCTCTCGACCAGCATCTCTGGACTTTCCGCGAGGAGAGTTTCCTGCCGCATGGTACCGACGAGGCCGATTTTGCCGAAAGCCAGCCGGTGCTTTTGACGGTGACGCCAGACAATGCCAATGCAGCGACCGTGCGTTTCATCGTCGATGGCGCCGAGCCGCCGCCGGCCGACGCCTATGAGCGCATCGTCTTCATGTTCGACGGTCACGATCAGGAGCAGCTGGAAGCCGCCCGTGCGCAGTGGAAGAAGCTGAAAGGCGAGGGGCATAACCTCACCTATTGGCAGCAGACGTCAGAAGGGCGGTGGGAGAAGAAGGCCTGACCGTTTTGCCACGACACTACAGCATGGCGCGTCTTTTCAGACGCGCCAGGACGCCGTAACGCTTCGAATGCCGCTTGAAATCTTCC
Protein-coding sequences here:
- a CDS encoding DNA polymerase III subunit chi, encoding MTDVLFYHLTETRLEDALPPLIDKSVGRGWRVVVQTREPARRDALDQHLWTFREESFLPHGTDEADFAESQPVLLTVTPDNANAATVRFIVDGAEPPPADAYERIVFMFDGHDQEQLEAARAQWKKLKGEGHNLTYWQQTSEGRWEKKA
- a CDS encoding leucyl aminopeptidase; amino-acid sequence: MSVKLEISFSKSAKLNGGLAILLKTAEADGAAGAEAVDPAGVIAKAARIARFSAKSMGALDIVAPEGAPVERIVVVGLGKAAELTAHDWLKAGGAVASRIKNTDKAAVFIDVPGLETNARAAADFALGMLLRAYSFDTYKTKKGDEEEKPAKSVKVTIVTADPGGAKKAFSDSEAIAGGVNLARDLVNEPPNVLGPVEFAAKAKELEKLGVEVEILTEREMRRLGMGALLGVAQGSVRPPRLAVMQWNGGKGKDRPVAFIGKGVVFDTGGISIKPAAGMEDMKGDMGGAAAVTGLMHVLASRKAAVNAVGIIGLVENMPDGNAQRPGDIVTSMSGQTIEVINTDAEGRLVLCDALWYCNDRFKPQFMINLATLTGAIVVALGNVHAGLFSNDDQLSAQLTAAGLSSNEKLWRMPLGRDYDKLIDSKFADMKNTGGRQAGSITAAHFLKRFVQETPWAHLDIAGTAMGSPQDEINQSWGSGFGVRLLDEFVRAHYES